The following coding sequences lie in one Candidatus Neptunochlamydia sp. REUL1 genomic window:
- a CDS encoding sodium:solute symporter family protein: MSLDAGVFIAILTLFAMIGIAKNRKIQLEESYLFAERKCGLFGLTCTLIMTELNTATLFAFAGLGYIVGFRALFLPLIFLIGLVFYGLSVAKKYKELNASSVTALLRERYGKPFAQLASIFLIGSMMGFTATYVKSVTLIFSPVFPMWNRWILSGCLVLVILLMTLRGGLIAIIRTDITSFLLICLIFPLFLFYTKREAGASEIQSLPDLLPYRFIISLVILSMFTYILAPWYGQKIFSAKSKSVAFSAVILAAIFVFIFYGVGVLSTAYLKASGIVISSPDMVIPAIINLYFPAGLKGVAYATLFMISGTTLAGVWSAMSSMVITDFGRSSTNYRQGLLLTLLFAATSYVLGNTLVDKILDKLILANIPVAALSFALLAGFYWKKASTTGAVLSSIIGFSWGLFCFLYFGEKGLYTWYWALWGIPLIFGSGILGSFLSLSKIKSQLKKINLVKNLN; the protein is encoded by the coding sequence ATGAGCCTCGACGCTGGGGTCTTTATTGCTATTCTTACCCTGTTTGCCATGATTGGCATTGCAAAAAACAGAAAGATCCAATTGGAAGAAAGTTACCTTTTTGCCGAAAGAAAGTGCGGCCTTTTTGGGCTAACCTGCACGCTTATTATGACGGAGCTCAACACAGCAACGCTCTTTGCCTTTGCGGGGCTTGGATACATTGTAGGCTTCCGCGCGCTCTTCCTTCCGCTTATCTTCCTCATTGGACTCGTATTTTATGGATTGAGCGTTGCGAAAAAATATAAGGAACTCAATGCCTCCTCGGTAACAGCCCTATTAAGGGAGCGATATGGAAAACCTTTTGCTCAACTCGCATCCATTTTTTTGATCGGATCGATGATGGGATTCACAGCTACGTATGTGAAGTCAGTGACTTTGATCTTCTCCCCTGTTTTTCCCATGTGGAATAGATGGATTCTGAGTGGTTGCCTCGTTCTTGTCATCCTTTTGATGACCCTGCGGGGAGGTTTAATCGCTATCATCCGAACAGACATAACGTCTTTTCTGCTCATCTGCCTCATATTCCCCCTCTTTCTTTTCTATACAAAGCGGGAGGCAGGGGCTTCAGAAATCCAGAGCCTTCCAGACCTTCTCCCCTACCGCTTTATTATCTCTCTAGTGATCCTGAGCATGTTCACCTATATCCTTGCTCCTTGGTATGGGCAGAAAATATTCTCTGCTAAATCGAAAAGCGTTGCTTTTTCAGCTGTGATTCTTGCTGCCATTTTCGTCTTCATCTTTTATGGAGTGGGGGTGCTTTCCACCGCTTATCTCAAGGCTAGTGGCATTGTTATTTCTTCTCCAGACATGGTAATCCCCGCGATTATCAACCTCTATTTTCCTGCGGGGCTCAAAGGGGTTGCCTATGCCACGCTCTTTATGATTTCAGGAACAACCCTTGCAGGTGTATGGAGTGCCATGAGCTCAATGGTCATTACAGACTTTGGCCGCTCCAGCACAAACTACAGACAAGGACTTCTCCTAACCCTGCTCTTTGCCGCAACATCCTACGTGCTAGGAAACACTCTTGTTGATAAAATTCTTGATAAACTTATTCTCGCAAATATTCCCGTTGCAGCCCTCTCCTTTGCCCTGCTCGCAGGATTTTACTGGAAGAAAGCCTCAACAACAGGAGCAGTCCTCAGTAGCATCATCGGTTTTTCCTGGGGTCTTTTCTGTTTCCTCTATTTTGGTGAAAAGGGACTTTACACCTGGTACTGGGCTCTTTGGGGAATTCCTCTAATCTTCGGTTCAGGAATCCTTGGCTCTTTTCTCAGTCTCTCTAAAATTAAATCACAATTAAAAAAAATTAATTTAGTAAAAAATTTAAACTAA
- a CDS encoding right-handed parallel beta-helix repeat-containing protein yields the protein MRRVATFFICFLLLTIAGYSRDEDPVCLAPAQLTLSHHFGRGVGHKGYTSAELFLIRSNHSDAIPYVDARFHMMDTGRFASNVGAGLRYLVMDDILSIGGNLYYDFRDSDELNTHQITPGIEILSPYVDFRVNGYIPVGGTKRSDPLKFEGFSGNQINVKRKSYYAFPSVNVEVGIPTPMIPGTYTDFYVGVGPYYLFGATVSGNKYHSSWGGKLHVVANITQYVGLEFELNHDSIFNTTYQGVISVNIPLWKSSACRTGKQGYGKRAFRMRTFRPVMRNEIIPVKKKSQVRPLKDGNGNIIRAIFVNNLAGCPGLGTFESPFCSFASVPSVPAIVYAFQGTGTPTLGYSNGFVMSTGQTLQGSGLPLTVNGIAIPSFTSGDPVLTNGAGPTITLASNTIVRGITVQGSGQNQSGIFGDNTANVTIEHNVVNDAALNGIEITDHEGSVNIAYNIISSPGENGVSLDQATKPGSAVVIHNTIMQSPNSGILTRLNHPQARALLAYNNLSKTVKPGAGFDVGTEVISGKVTISHNTMNSNPQFSIHALDGHHVISNNTIINSSTGSSEGISYLAVTAGAPKEVYILSNQVTMSNTAPGIQVKNLDGDFDIFTEIRGNAVSSDPAAGILIQAFSPGIICSSITNNGAPTFILNGTASSVRVKQSQEWYTSSNFATTGFTESGEVIFRSPCVPPP from the coding sequence ATGAGACGTGTTGCAACCTTTTTCATCTGCTTTCTTTTGCTTACTATTGCTGGATATTCCCGGGACGAGGATCCTGTCTGTTTGGCTCCAGCGCAGCTAACACTCTCTCATCATTTTGGTCGAGGTGTGGGTCACAAGGGGTACACCAGCGCAGAGCTCTTCCTTATTCGAAGTAATCACTCAGATGCTATTCCTTATGTTGATGCGCGTTTCCATATGATGGACACCGGACGTTTTGCGTCGAATGTGGGAGCAGGACTGCGATATTTAGTTATGGACGATATACTGTCAATCGGAGGAAATCTCTATTATGATTTTCGCGATTCTGATGAGCTGAATACTCACCAGATCACTCCAGGAATTGAGATCCTTAGCCCCTATGTTGACTTTCGAGTGAATGGATATATACCCGTTGGGGGAACGAAACGATCTGACCCATTAAAGTTTGAGGGTTTTTCAGGGAATCAAATCAACGTGAAGAGAAAGAGTTACTATGCTTTCCCTTCAGTCAACGTAGAGGTGGGGATTCCTACTCCCATGATTCCTGGGACGTATACAGATTTTTACGTTGGGGTGGGGCCTTATTATCTCTTTGGTGCGACGGTTTCAGGGAATAAATATCACAGTAGTTGGGGAGGAAAGTTGCACGTTGTGGCAAATATTACCCAATATGTTGGCCTTGAATTTGAATTGAATCACGACAGCATTTTCAACACGACCTATCAAGGGGTGATTTCAGTCAATATACCTCTTTGGAAATCTTCTGCTTGTCGCACAGGAAAACAAGGGTATGGAAAACGCGCATTCAGAATGAGAACCTTTCGCCCTGTGATGCGCAATGAAATCATTCCGGTGAAGAAAAAGTCACAGGTGAGGCCGCTCAAGGATGGAAATGGAAATATCATTCGAGCGATCTTTGTAAATAACCTTGCAGGATGTCCAGGACTTGGAACGTTTGAGTCTCCCTTTTGCTCTTTTGCATCTGTTCCTAGTGTGCCTGCTATCGTTTATGCATTTCAGGGAACAGGAACTCCAACTCTAGGCTACAGCAATGGATTTGTGATGAGCACGGGCCAGACTCTGCAAGGCTCAGGACTTCCATTAACTGTGAATGGAATTGCAATCCCTTCATTCACATCAGGTGATCCTGTGTTAACTAATGGCGCTGGTCCTACGATTACTCTTGCTTCCAACACTATCGTGCGAGGAATCACCGTCCAGGGATCTGGACAGAATCAAAGTGGTATCTTTGGAGACAATACTGCAAATGTCACCATAGAGCACAATGTGGTGAATGATGCTGCACTTAATGGAATTGAGATTACTGATCATGAAGGAAGTGTAAATATAGCTTATAATATCATCTCTTCTCCAGGGGAAAATGGTGTCTCTCTTGACCAAGCCACTAAGCCAGGTTCTGCTGTAGTTATTCATAACACTATTATGCAGTCTCCAAACTCTGGGATTCTTACTCGCTTAAATCACCCTCAAGCTCGGGCCCTTCTTGCGTACAATAATCTGAGTAAAACAGTTAAACCTGGAGCGGGATTTGATGTGGGAACAGAGGTTATAAGTGGAAAAGTTACAATCTCTCATAATACAATGAATTCAAACCCCCAGTTTTCTATTCATGCTCTTGATGGACATCATGTTATTTCTAATAACACAATTATCAATAGCTCTACTGGTTCATCAGAAGGCATTTCGTATCTAGCTGTGACAGCTGGGGCGCCTAAGGAGGTATATATTTTGAGTAACCAGGTGACAATGAGCAATACTGCTCCTGGTATCCAAGTAAAGAATTTAGATGGTGATTTTGATATTTTTACAGAGATCCGGGGGAATGCTGTGAGTTCAGATCCCGCGGCAGGGATTCTTATCCAAGCGTTTAGCCCGGGAATTATCTGCTCTTCAATTACCAACAATGGGGCTCCCACATTTATTCTAAACGGGACTGCTTCGTCTGTTAGGGTTAAACAATCGCAAGAGTGGTATACCTCCTCAAATTTCGCAACAACGGGCTTCACTGAAAGTGGAGAAGTGATCTTTAGATCGCCTTGCGTTCCTCCTCCATAA
- a CDS encoding IS5 family transposase (programmed frameshift), which translates to MGKASHCRHDISDKVWELLAPHLPGRKGGWGAVAKDNRLFINAVFWILRTGSPWRDLPPDYGDWKNTHRRFCRWRDAGIWEALLECLVEDPDYEWLMIDASHIKVHPHASGAKGGNQDMSRTKGGFNTKIHLAVDAHGMPVRIVVTQGTTHDSTQASFLIQSISAEHLLADKAYDSDAIILQAESQGINPVIPLRSNRKKWREFDKELYKLRHLVENAFLQLKRWRGIATRYAKNTASFIAAVQIRCIALWASIS; encoded by the exons ATGGGAAAAGCATCGCATTGTCGCCACGATATTTCAGATAAAGTCTGGGAATTGTTAGCTCCTCACCTGCCAGGTCGAAAAGGGGGTTGGGGCGCCGTAGCAAAAGATAACCGTCTGTTCATTAACGCTGTTTTCTGGATTCTTCGAACAGGCTCTCCTTGGAGAGACTTACCGCCTGATTATGGAGATTGGAAAAACACTCACCGTCGCTTTTGTCGTTGGCGGGATGCTGGAATTTGGGAAGCGTTGCTTGAATGTTTAGTGGAAGATCCTGACTATGAATGGCTCATGATAGATGCGAGCCATATTAAGGTGCACCCTCATGCATCGGGAGCTAAAGGCGGTAATCAAGACATGAGTCGGACAAAAGGGGGCT TTAACACAAAAATACACTTGGCCGTGGATGCGCATGGTATGCCAGTCCGAATTGTTGTTACGCAAGGTACCACTCATGACAGCACTCAAGCAAGTTTCTTGATCCAAAGTATTTCAGCAGAACATTTGCTCGCCGATAAAGCTTATGATAGTGACGCAATTATATTGCAAGCCGAGAGTCAAGGCATAAATCCAGTCATTCCTCTGAGGTCAAATCGCAAAAAATGGAGAGAATTTGATAAAGAACTATATAAGCTTCGACACCTTGTAGAAAATGCTTTTCTCCAACTAAAACGATGGCGTGGAATAGCCACTCGATATGCCAAAAATACAGCTTCATTCATAGCTGCAGTGCAAATCCGTTGTATCGCTCTTTGGGCTTCTATCTCATGA
- a CDS encoding CPBP family intramembrane glutamic endopeptidase yields MNSIQSDQKQLFPWANLNNLDLTLPGGIAAGITIYKTEQSYLKFTGSSKFFQNTDPQEIEKKLCNFKNKDFLLKFKLIILFPIFEEIVFRGLFRQNQIDANIVDCEKEALPLKVQRIFVNSGIFAAIHCDFRHSLISKIRIIPPIFFSGVIFNGLMEITENIAAPILGHSISNLLSYKKITRKIT; encoded by the coding sequence ATGAATTCTATTCAAAGTGATCAGAAACAACTATTTCCTTGGGCTAATCTTAATAATCTAGATTTGACTCTTCCAGGAGGGATTGCTGCAGGAATTACAATTTATAAGACAGAGCAATCTTATTTAAAATTTACTGGATCGAGCAAGTTTTTTCAAAATACTGATCCACAGGAAATAGAAAAAAAACTCTGTAATTTTAAAAACAAAGATTTTTTATTGAAGTTTAAGTTAATAATTTTATTTCCTATTTTTGAAGAAATTGTTTTTCGAGGATTATTTCGTCAAAATCAAATTGATGCAAACATAGTAGATTGCGAAAAAGAAGCGTTACCCTTAAAAGTACAAAGAATTTTTGTTAACTCTGGAATATTTGCAGCTATCCACTGCGATTTTCGTCATTCTTTAATATCGAAGATTAGAATTATTCCTCCTATTTTTTTCTCTGGAGTGATATTTAATGGGCTTATGGAAATCACAGAAAATATTGCTGCTCCAATTCTAGGACACTCTATATCCAATCTTCTTAGTTATAAGAAAATAACAAGAAAAATTACATAA
- a CDS encoding transposase encodes MTNKKDSNPSKKRDLYRIRNWKQYNTSLKNRGSITFWFSPEVIEKWYSNENLGSRGRPKFYSDDAILCALMIRAVFHCKLRQLQGFIESLIAILGLNLNCPHYSVFSRRARHLKIPLKRPLKPGESLNVIFDSIANS; translated from the coding sequence ATGACGAATAAGAAAGATTCAAACCCATCGAAAAAGAGAGATCTCTATCGAATCCGCAACTGGAAGCAGTATAACACATCATTGAAAAATAGGGGGAGCATCACTTTTTGGTTTAGTCCCGAAGTTATAGAGAAGTGGTATTCCAACGAAAATTTAGGCAGTCGAGGTCGGCCAAAATTCTATTCTGATGACGCCATCCTATGTGCCTTGATGATACGCGCAGTTTTTCATTGCAAGCTTCGTCAACTTCAGGGCTTTATCGAGTCACTTATTGCGATCTTAGGTCTCAACCTTAACTGCCCCCATTACTCAGTCTTCTCTCGGAGAGCCAGACATCTGAAAATCCCTTTAAAAAGGCCTCTTAAGCCAGGGGAAAGCTTGAATGTGATTTTCGATTCTATAGCTAATTCTTAA
- a CDS encoding IS630 transposase-related protein, with product MTYSLDFRKKVLSIRSKEKLSFAQVAKRFGVSVNSVFLWSKRLEPRRTKIRPAIKIDREILMEDIKKYPDAFNYERAHRLKVSTSGIRCAMKRLRISYRIENHIQAFPWLKRPF from the coding sequence ATGACATATTCGCTAGATTTTAGAAAAAAAGTTCTATCAATCCGAAGCAAAGAAAAATTAAGCTTTGCCCAAGTAGCAAAACGCTTTGGAGTAAGTGTAAATAGTGTGTTTCTCTGGTCTAAGAGGTTAGAGCCGAGGCGCACTAAAATCAGACCTGCAATAAAGATTGATAGAGAGATCTTGATGGAGGATATCAAGAAATACCCTGATGCCTTCAACTATGAACGAGCACATCGTCTCAAAGTAAGCACTTCAGGCATTCGGTGTGCCATGAAGAGGTTAAGAATTAGCTATAGAATCGAAAATCACATTCAAGCTTTCCCCTGGCTTAAGAGGCCTTTTTAA
- a CDS encoding MGH1-like glycoside hydrolase domain-containing protein: MSNGNKFIEFNEEELRLLQKGGDVEPWQKWGPYVTERAWGTVREDYSKDGNAWDHFTYEMAPYRAYRWGEDGIAGICDRYQTLAMTQAFWNGKDPILKERLYGLGTHKANHGEDVKEYYYYLDSLPSHAYMRYLYKYPCAEFPYEELAKENQSRHIEDREFELVDTGIFKDNRYFDITIEYAKAGKDDICVKIEIQNRSAKEESIHVIPQLIFRNTWGWSDEKLPEPILKRSDHEPINAHCIEADDSMTAPPARLSFDYHLGKRYFYADERAEVLFTDNETNREHLYNEKNIRPYTKDAFHRYIILEEKDKVNPKQKGTKACFYFRDLKIPAGGSKSLYLRLSNMEYTHPLTGVEEIIHKRKAQADEYYERIHPEGISDEEKLIQRQALAGMLWSKQIYLYDVNLWLRGDDPESPPPDSRKNIRNIHWKHLISKRILSMPDKWEYPWFAAWDLAFHCISFALVDMDFAKEQLWFLLFDQFQHPNGQVPAYEWEFSDLNPPVQGWAALRLFHMEEEKTGKRDIDFLKKCFHKLLLNFVWWVNKVDAKGNNVFEGGFLGMDNITVIDRSQAIPGGGKLEQSDGTGWMGFFCLNLMRMALELSKKDSVYEGMAVKFYEHFVYISNALVNAENREVQNWDEKDGFFYDVLSGCDTNDHVRIKVRSMVGLVPLYAVDCITSKDLEDFKEFAESFKWFSKNRTDLCKHCVTPIEEEGKTKYVLTLMEMDKVKRVLEKAWDPKEFRSEYGLRSLSKFHEENPYELLGNRIKYEPAEAESILMGGNSNWRGPLWFPTSFLFIEALKNLHMHTGNLIKIDGKNPHEMASYFAHAMINLFKKGADGKRPIYGDYDLFQTDPHFQDLILFYEHFHGDTGRGLGASHQTGWTGLVANLIDEWCRR, translated from the coding sequence ATGAGTAATGGTAATAAATTTATTGAATTTAACGAGGAAGAGCTCCGCCTACTTCAGAAAGGAGGGGATGTTGAACCTTGGCAGAAGTGGGGTCCCTATGTCACTGAGAGAGCGTGGGGTACGGTTCGAGAGGATTACAGCAAGGATGGGAACGCCTGGGACCATTTCACCTATGAAATGGCTCCTTATCGAGCCTACCGATGGGGGGAAGATGGGATTGCAGGGATTTGTGACAGGTATCAGACTCTTGCAATGACACAAGCATTTTGGAATGGAAAAGACCCTATTTTAAAAGAAAGATTGTATGGTTTGGGGACGCATAAAGCCAATCATGGCGAAGATGTTAAAGAATATTACTATTATCTTGACTCCCTCCCCAGTCATGCCTACATGCGCTATCTCTATAAGTACCCCTGCGCTGAGTTTCCTTATGAGGAGCTTGCTAAGGAGAATCAAAGCCGCCATATTGAGGACCGAGAATTCGAGCTTGTCGATACTGGAATTTTCAAAGACAATCGATATTTCGATATCACCATCGAATATGCAAAAGCTGGGAAAGATGATATCTGTGTGAAAATTGAAATACAGAATCGAAGTGCTAAGGAAGAGTCGATTCATGTGATTCCCCAATTGATTTTTCGGAATACCTGGGGATGGAGCGATGAAAAACTTCCGGAGCCGATCCTTAAGAGGAGTGATCACGAGCCCATAAATGCTCATTGCATTGAGGCAGATGATTCAATGACAGCCCCTCCAGCGCGTCTGAGTTTTGACTATCATCTAGGGAAACGTTATTTCTATGCAGATGAAAGAGCAGAGGTTCTCTTTACCGATAATGAAACCAATCGTGAACATTTATATAACGAAAAGAATATCCGCCCCTATACCAAAGATGCCTTTCATCGCTACATCATCTTGGAGGAGAAAGACAAAGTCAACCCTAAGCAAAAAGGAACAAAAGCGTGTTTTTACTTTCGAGACTTAAAAATTCCTGCAGGAGGATCTAAGTCTCTTTACCTTCGTCTTTCAAACATGGAATACACGCATCCTCTAACGGGGGTTGAAGAGATTATTCATAAGCGCAAAGCACAAGCTGATGAGTACTATGAAAGGATTCATCCCGAAGGGATCAGTGATGAGGAAAAGCTTATCCAGAGGCAAGCCCTTGCTGGAATGCTGTGGAGTAAACAAATTTACCTCTATGATGTGAATCTATGGCTTCGTGGAGATGATCCTGAAAGTCCTCCCCCAGACTCAAGAAAAAATATTCGGAACATTCACTGGAAGCACCTTATTTCTAAACGGATTCTATCTATGCCCGACAAGTGGGAATACCCTTGGTTTGCTGCTTGGGATCTTGCCTTTCATTGCATCTCCTTTGCACTTGTTGATATGGACTTTGCGAAGGAGCAACTCTGGTTTCTTCTATTCGACCAATTTCAGCATCCCAATGGACAGGTTCCTGCTTATGAGTGGGAGTTTTCAGACCTTAATCCTCCGGTGCAAGGGTGGGCAGCCCTTCGCCTTTTTCATATGGAGGAGGAAAAGACAGGAAAGCGAGATATTGACTTTCTGAAGAAGTGTTTTCATAAGCTCCTTCTGAATTTCGTATGGTGGGTTAATAAAGTCGATGCTAAAGGAAACAATGTTTTTGAGGGGGGATTCCTTGGGATGGATAACATCACTGTTATCGATAGGAGTCAAGCGATTCCTGGAGGAGGCAAGCTCGAACAATCGGATGGAACAGGATGGATGGGATTCTTTTGTCTCAATCTCATGCGGATGGCACTAGAGCTCTCGAAAAAAGATTCTGTTTATGAAGGAATGGCCGTTAAATTTTACGAGCACTTTGTTTATATTTCCAATGCCTTAGTCAACGCAGAAAATCGTGAAGTCCAAAACTGGGATGAGAAAGATGGCTTTTTTTACGATGTTCTCAGTGGATGTGACACCAATGATCACGTCCGTATTAAGGTTCGCTCGATGGTGGGGTTGGTCCCCCTTTATGCAGTGGATTGTATCACTTCTAAAGATCTTGAAGACTTTAAGGAGTTTGCAGAGAGTTTTAAGTGGTTTTCTAAAAACCGAACCGATCTCTGTAAACACTGCGTGACTCCCATAGAAGAAGAGGGAAAGACCAAATATGTCCTTACCCTTATGGAAATGGATAAGGTAAAAAGAGTGTTGGAAAAAGCATGGGACCCAAAAGAATTCCGTTCTGAATATGGTCTTCGTTCTCTCTCTAAATTTCATGAGGAAAACCCTTATGAACTTTTGGGCAATCGGATTAAATACGAGCCTGCTGAGGCGGAATCAATTCTTATGGGAGGTAACTCAAACTGGCGAGGGCCTCTCTGGTTTCCCACCTCCTTTCTCTTTATCGAGGCCCTCAAAAACCTTCACATGCATACCGGTAATCTCATTAAAATTGATGGGAAAAACCCTCATGAGATGGCGAGTTATTTTGCTCACGCTATGATTAACCTCTTTAAGAAGGGAGCTGATGGCAAGCGCCCTATCTATGGTGATTACGATCTTTTTCAAACGGATCCTCACTTTCAAGATCTCATTCTTTTCTACGAGCACTTTCACGGTGACACTGGTCGCGGTCTGGGTGCTTCTCATCAAACTGGCTGGACGGGTCTAGTTGCTAACCTCATCGACGAATGGTGTAGACGTTAA